AAAGGTTTTAATCTAACCTTTAAACATAAAAGAACAAGTATGATTGTTGCTATTTCATTCCTTGCAGTAACATTGTTTTCCGGAAAATTCCTTGGAACTGAATTCCTACCGCAGCTTAATGAAGGTTCACTTTGGATCACCGCAGAAATGCCAATGAGTTCATCTTTAAAAGAATCTTTGAAAACAGCAGATCTTTTGAAAAAAGACATTATGAGTTTCTCAGAAGTAACAGATGTTCTGGCACAAACAGGAAGAAGTAATGATGGTACAGACCCGAACGGATTCGGATTCGTGCAGTTTGCCGTAAACCTGAAACCAAGAGATGAATGGAAACGGAAAATCACTTATGATGAACTCATTAATGAAATAGACCAAAAGCTTAGAAGTTACCAGGGAATTACCTTTAATTATTCGCAGCCGATTTCAGATAACGTGGCAGAAGCTGTCGCAGGTTTTAAAGCCGAGAATGGTATCAAAATCTATGGAGACAATTTAGAAACCTTAGACAAGTTAGCGCATGAGATTCTAGGTAAGATTAAAGATGTTGACGGAGTAAAAGATCCTGGTATTATTAAAAATATCGGTCAGCCGGAAGTAAGTGTAGTCTTGGACAGAGATAAGATGGCAGCTTATGGAGTAATGCCCGCTGATGCACAGGCTGTACTGGAAATGGCTTTCGGAGGAAAAACAGCTTCCGAAATGTTTGATGGAGAAAGGAAATTTCCGATTCGTCTTCGTTATTCCCAGGAATATAGAACCAATGAAAATGACATTGCTGCTTTGATGGTTCCTACTCAGGATGGTGCTAAAATCCCTTTAAAAGAGATCAGTACTATTGTGAAAGATAATGGAGCTGCATTTATTTACAGAGATAATATTAAAAGATATATTGGAGTGAAGTTCTCAATCCGGGATCGTGATTTGGGAAGTACCATTGCAGATGCCCAGAAAAAAGTAGCCACTGTTGAACTGCCGGATGGATATTCAGTAGGCTGGACAGGGCAGTTTGAAAACCAGCAGCGTGCTTCACACAGATTGGCCCAGGTCGTTCCCGTAAGTATTCTGATGATCTTTTTCCTTCTGTTTATCCTGTTTGGAAATATGAAAGATTCCCTTCTGGTTTTAGCGAATGTCCCATTTGCTCTGATTGGAGGTATTATTGCCTTGCATGTTACCGGAATCAATTTCGGAATCTCCGCAGGAGTAGGAATGATTGCCCTGTTGGGAATATGTATACAAAACGGAGTTATTTTAATTACAGAATTTCACCAGAACGTTAAAAATGGGTTGGATATAGATAACGCAATATTAACCGGAGTGAAATCAAGAACCAGACCGGTAATTATGACCGCTCTTATGGCTTCTATAGGATTGATGCCGGCAGCATTATCTACAGGGATCGGATCAGAGTCTCAAAAGCCTTTAGCTATTGTAATTATTGGAGGACTTATAACGGCCACCATACTTACTTTGCTTATTTTTCCGATTATTTTCTGGATTTTTAACAGGACTAAAAGGGTAAGCCAAGCCTGATTATCTTTCATTTTATATATTAATTGAGCCTGAAATATTCTGTATTTCAGGCTCTTTCGTGAAAGAGCCTGTAAAAGGTATCAGAAAGTTTTTTTCAATCCGGAAAAATGTGTAAATTTGCAGTCTCAATGCATCGAAATATAAGGTTTGTCCTTCATTGGATGAGAATATTGAAAGTTTTTTGAATAAAAAGTTTTTGGTATTTAAAAATTCATTATATTTGCACACCGAAAATTTGAAAAACAATAAATAAATAATTTTAAATCATGGCAAAGGAAACGTTTAATCGTAACAAACCACACTTGAACATTGGTACTATTGGTCACGTTGACCATGGTAAAACTACTCTTACAGCTGCTATTTCTGCTGTATTAGCTAGCAAAGGTCTTGCTGAGAAAAAAGACTTCTCTTCAATTGACTCTGCTCCAGAAGAAAAAGAAAGAGGGATCACTATCAATACTGCTCACATCGAGTATGAAACTGTAAAAAGACACTATGCTCACGTTGACTGTCCAGGTCACGCCGACTATGTTAAGAACATGGTAACTGGTGCTGCTCAGATGGATGGAGCTATCGTAGTATGTGCTGCAACTGATGGTCCAATGCCTCAAACTAGAGAACATATCCTACTTTGCCGTCAGGTAAACGTACCTAAGATCGTTGTTTTCATGAACAAAGTTGACATGGTGGATGATCCAGAATTGTTAGAGCTTGTTGAAATGGAACTTAGAGATCTATTAGCTACTTATGACTTTGATGGAGATAACTCTCCAGTAATCCAAGGTTCAGCTCTTGGAGCACTTACTGCAGCTACTAACGGTGACTCAGAAGATAAGTGGTTCAAAACTGTTGAAGCTCTAATGGATGCAGTTGATGAGTGGATCGACGAGCCAGTAAGAGATACTGATAAGCCATTCTTGATGCCAATCGAAGACGTATTCTCTATTACAGGTAGAGGTACTGTAGCAACTGGTAGAATCGAGGCTGGTGTTATCAACACTGGAGATCCAGTTGATATCGTTGGTATGGGTGAAGAAAAATTAACTTCTACTATTACAGGAGTTGAGATGTTCAGAAAAATCCTAGATAGAGGTGAAGCTGGTGATAACGTAGGTCTATTGTTGAGAGGTATTGAAAAAACTGACATCAAGAGAGGTATGGTAATCGCTAAGAAAGATTCTGTGAAGCCACACAAAAAATTCAAAGCATCTGTTTATATCCTTTCTAAAGAAGAAGGTGGACGTCACACTCCATTCCACAACAAGTACCGTCCTCAGTTCTACGTAAGAACTACTGACGTTACAGGTGAGATCTTCTTACCAGAAGGTGTAGAAATGGTAATGCCTGGTGATAACTTAGAGATCACTGTAGAATTGTTACAACCAATCGCTCTTAACGAGGGTCTTAGATTCGCGATCAGAGAAGGTGGTAGAACAGTTGGTTCAGGTCAGGTTACTGAAATCTTAGACTAATCATCTTAAAATAAATTAAGCTTCCGAAAGGAAACTCTCGGAAGCTTTTTAACTACGGGCATCGTCCAATGGTAGGATACCGGTCTCCAAAACCGTTGATCAGGGTTCGAATCCTTGTGCCCGTGCAAATATAAATTATGAGTTCATTTGTTGATTTTTTAAAAGGTTCTTATAACGAATTCAGACATAAAGTTGAATGGCCAAAATGGGCTGACCTTCAGTCGTCTACAATTGTAGTGACTATTGCGACAGTGATCTTGGCTTTATTTACTTTTGGAGTTGATGAATTGTTTTCAAAAGCAATCAGCAACATCATTGGAATGCTAATCAACTTGTTCAACTAATTAAAGTATTTTCCCATAATGAGCGAATTGAAATGGTATGTGCTGAAAGCAATCAGCGGACAGGAAAATAAAGTGAAAAACTATATTGAGACAGAAATCAAACGTTTAGGGTTTGAGCAGTACGTTACTCAAGTGGTTATTCCTATGGAAAAGGTTATTCAAATTAGAAACGGTAAGAAAGTTCCTAAAGAAAGACCTTACTATCCTGGATACTTAATGATTGAAGCTGAGCTGATGGGAGAGATTCCTCACGTTATCAAAAACATCCCTGGAGTTATTTCTTTCTTAAGTTTAACAAAAGGTGGAGATCCTGTTCCAATGAGAAAATCAGAGGTAAACAGAATGCTTGGAAGAATGGATGAACTTTCAGAATTCGCAAGCGATGTTGAGATTCCATATGTAGTAGGAGAAAACGTAAAAGTGATTGATGGTCCTTTCAACGGATTCAATGGTACAGTTGAGAAGATTCTTGAAGACAAAAAGAAAATTGAAGTTTCTGTATTGATCTTCGGTAGAAAAACTCCAATGGAACTAAGCTACATGCAAGTAGAAAAAGTATAATATTTACTTATATAAAATATAAAAGACTGCTATTAAGCAGTCTTTTTTTGTTTTTATTACTATCATGCTTAAGGAAATAAAGTACCAGCTATGAATATTTATATATAATAAATCATCCTTCTCATACTTTATATTGTTTCAAAGAAATCTTAATAAGCAGGGGTTTGTATTTATGGCTCGCCTAGATTAAACAATCATTGATCTTAGCTAAAACCTAATATAGATGTAGGTACTGTATATAATCTATCAGCTTTCAAGAGTTTTCGGCTATGTTTTTCAAATAATTTGATATAGATAAAATAAAACTTATTTTATACTTTTTTATTTTATTTTTTATAATTTTTCATATATTTTTTTATTGAAAATGTAAAAATAATAATTGGTGTTAGCTTCTTCTATAAGGCAGTTTATTATAATGTAATAATCACTTCTGTGGGACAAAATATAGGTTTTTCTCTGTTTGATAGCATTCCCGAAGGTCAATTCATTTTTGATGGCATACTTCTTGTAACTTATCCCGTAATTAACCCACAAAACTTATTGTTTTTTTATTAAGTACACTGTTTCCAGATGTACAGCACATTTAATGTTTTTTAATTAAAACTTGAATTGTGAGCAATAAGGCGTGGGTAATAGAAATCTTACAAACACATAACCGACAATGACAAAAATTATTTCGATGATCCTCTTAATAGGTTCAGCAGTATCAGTGAGTGCACAAGTTGGAATCAATACTGTCAAACCTGAAAAGGAACTTACCGTGAACGGAACGATGAAGACATCCGGCATTGTTTTCAAAAAACCTATGGAAAAGCTGGGTGCCAATGAAAACTATACGTTTATTATCAAGTCCCCGGCACCGGAAAATAAAATTACGGCATATAACGATACTTTCGTCCCGAATTCCCCGGCTCCTATTAACCTTATCCAGTATAAAATTACTTGTGACCCATCAGACAAGGACTGGGTAAACCAGTTTGATACCAAGATCAACTCTCAGAAATTTCTGGTTGTAATTTCTTCTTTTGGTTTTACACAGCCTATCAGAACGTATTCTGCAGACTGGCTTACTCCGATGCCACAGATATTCGCTTTTTCTTCCGGAGGAACCTGGAAATTGAAAGCCGATTATCAGGGATTCTCTCCGGATTCATCTTTTCCTACCGGAGAATGGACTCTTAATTTGCTGGTGTTTGATAGGTCATATGCTAAAGAATTTAATTCTACACAAAGTTTAGGAGCAACTGCAACCTCTACAACAGGCTCGGCCGCAGCTCCTTTAATACAATAAAAAACAAATAATGCAATGAAAAAAATTATCACACTATATTTTGCAGCATGCACATTTTTTGCTGTTAATGCACAGGTGGGAATCAATACTAAAACTCCCAAAGGAACTTTAGATGTGGAAGGAGAGACACTGGTAGAATCTTACTTGGTAGATACTGAGAATACATTTGCTGATGGAAGTTATTTACTTATTACCCGTTCTAAGGATTCTTCTCCTGTTGGGAAAGTTAAGTTATTAGATATTGCTCTTCGTAACGTTGCTCCTGTTAATACTTATAATGTTGTTTTGAAAAATGTTAATCAGGATGAAGTGGTTAATTTAAGTACAGGATTAGAGACTGACAAATATGTGGTTGCAATTACCGGAGCGACTTTTAGTGTAGCCACATCAGCGACTATTTCAACGACCACTCCCAAATCTTTTGGGGCGTATTCTGCGGAAGTAACCAAAGTTACCAGAGGAGGAAAAACTTATCATGCTGTTAATCTTGGATTTAAAGGGGCAGGAACTACTGGTTCACTGAATGGAACATGGACGTTTACTTTAAATGTTTTTGAAAGATCGCTGGTTAAAGACTGGGGTACTTTTACAGGATCTGTATCTGCATCCGGTTCACCGGTTTATTCAGGAGTTTCAACCAATACGCCTTTAGGGCTTCAGTAAAAACAAAACAATGGAAAGAAAAATTTATATCATTATGATTACCTTTTTGGGACTATTTTTAAATGCCCAACTTGGTAAAGTAGGAATTAATACAAAAAATCCTGTTGAAACACTTGATGTCAACGGAAAGTCATATACAAACGCTCTATATCTTAGAAATCCGGGAGAACCTACAATGACTGGAGGTAGTTTTTTAGCAACCTCTCAAAACGGTCTTCAACTGTATAACCCTAATCTGGAAAGCAGTGGTTTGTTCAATTATCTAAAACTTTCGCTTACCGGAGTTTCTGGTGCAGGAATTACAGATTATGATACTAAAATTGATGCTAACAACTTTCTTGTAGTTGTTCAGAACTATTCATTTAAGCTTAATGATAATTCTACCAATGTAATGCTTGATTACGGAGATAACGGGGTTAATGATAACAAGCAGGGATCTCCTGATGTGGCAGCGTTCAAAAGCAACGGGACCTGGCATATAAGAGCTAAATTTACAGATAGCAGAATTATTAATGCGAGTTCGGCCAATCCAGCCAGAACCTACAATAATTTTACAGTAGATCTGTACCTTATGGCCTATAAAAGATTGATCACAAAGCAGAATATTAATGATGTGAATGCTGATCTTGGAGGAACTGACGGTTCTACTCAAACGATTAATAAGCCATCAGGTTTTTAATATAAAAATAAATTGAAGATAAAAAACCAGTCTATTGAAAAATAGACTGGTTTTCATTTTAATGAACTCTTCAATGTTTTGGGGTGTTTTGTCAATTTTAAAGGTATATATAAGATTGACTGTAGTTTTTTCAAATGATTTTATAATTTTATAGGGAATTATACTTAAAATGGGAAAAAGACTATCTTTTACATGGCTGCTGTTGTTTTTATTTGTATTGTGCTTTGGGCAGAATGGAGAGTATGGGCAATATATGAATGAAGCCAACGAGCTAAAATTCAAGGATTGGAAAAAAGCAGAAGCTAATATACAGCAGGCCAGAAAAAGAGTTACTGATAATAATTTGGGAGATTTTTATCTGGAAGCAGCAAAAATCTACAGCGATGTAAACTATTTTGATTTGGCATTGGATTATTCTAACAAGGCGTATCACATATTTTGGGGTAAAGACGAAGAAAAGACAGCCAAGATAGATGGGATTTTCGCTTATACTTATTCTCAGCTCAATGACACCAGAAAAGCAGTTACTTATTATAAAAAGCTTTTGAACTTTTATCAGAAACAAAAAAAACAAACAGAAACCATTAAAGCATTTAATAATTTAGGAAATGCTTACCTGGTTTTGTCTAAACTGGATTCATCAAGATATTATTTTGAAGAAGGACTGAAATCTTTTGAAACCTATGATAACCCGGTGTTAAAAGCATTTGTGTTTTCAAACTTTGGTAAACTTAACTTTCTTGAAGGAAATCAGATCAAGGCAGAAAATTATCTGCTTGAAGCCAATACCATTTTAAAAAAAAATGTCATTGAAGATCATAAATCAAACTATCAGGTTAATTACAACCTTGCCAATTTTTATATCGAAACCCAAAATCCGGAGAAAGCTTTATTCTATGCTCAAAATGTAGGGAAGTATATAACTTCTAATGGAGTAAATTTTGATAATACCAATTATCTAAGAACTCTGTATAAAGCCTATCAGCTCAATAAAGATTACAAACATTCTGTAGAAACCTTTAAAAAATATGATTCTATCCGGGATCTGCTGAATATAGAAGAAAAGGCAGTGAATGTAGAACGATTGAAGGTACAACATGACTATGAACTGCAAAAAAGGCTGGATAAAATAGAACAGGATAAAAAGAATATGCTGTATGTAGTTTTGGTTATTATTCTCCTGTTGGTTGTGGTAATCAGTATTTTATTGTTGATTAATTTTAGGAACAAAGCAGAAAAGCTTCGTCTTGAAAAAAAATTGATTGAGAACCGTGAAAAACAGCTTGAAATAGATAATCAGATGAAAGAAAAAATGCTGGTCTATAAATCCATGGAACAATCTAAAATTGAGGAGATCTTTAAATCATTGCTGGAGCAGGTGAATGTTCTGAAGTCTAAGCTTAAAGACAGCGAAATTAATGAAGTTTCCAGAATTATCCATGAAATTAAACTGAATACTAAGAATGATTCATGGGGAGATTTTGAATATCATTTTCTGAATATCCATGAATCATTTTATGAAAATCTGGATGACAAGCATCCCGGATTGACGAATTATGATAAACGGCTGGCAGCAATGCTGAAACTTAAATTATCTACAAAAGAAATTTCAAATCTACTGAATGTAACTCCAAAAACAATTGAAAATTCAAGAACACGCTTGAGGAAAAAGATGAATCTTACCAATACAAAAGAAGATCTTGCTCAATATTTGAATGAGTTGTAATTGTTTGTAATTTAAGCATTTGTGTTTTAGTGTGTGGAGATAATGTGGTGTTTTTTTTCTGTTATGTGGTAATTGTGTGCGGTATTTTTAACAAGGTTGGATGACATTGTATTCCTTTGTCTCCTATTTAAAACAATACCGCAATGAAAAAATTACTTACTCTTTTTATAGGCCTTTCCATAAGTTTTATGGGAAAAGCACAATGGAATCCGATCCTGGACCAAAATTTTTTGGTAACCAGTGCAAAAGGAAGTTCTTTTGCTGAAACAATGAGTGATGGGAAAACTTATATTGGATTCTGGAAAAGTGTACCCGCTCCAGTGAATTTTGAACTTTGGGTTCAGATTTTGGATCAAAACGGAAATAAA
This Chryseobacterium sp. G0162 DNA region includes the following protein-coding sequences:
- a CDS encoding tetratricopeptide repeat protein — translated: MGKRLSFTWLLLFLFVLCFGQNGEYGQYMNEANELKFKDWKKAEANIQQARKRVTDNNLGDFYLEAAKIYSDVNYFDLALDYSNKAYHIFWGKDEEKTAKIDGIFAYTYSQLNDTRKAVTYYKKLLNFYQKQKKQTETIKAFNNLGNAYLVLSKLDSSRYYFEEGLKSFETYDNPVLKAFVFSNFGKLNFLEGNQIKAENYLLEANTILKKNVIEDHKSNYQVNYNLANFYIETQNPEKALFYAQNVGKYITSNGVNFDNTNYLRTLYKAYQLNKDYKHSVETFKKYDSIRDLLNIEEKAVNVERLKVQHDYELQKRLDKIEQDKKNMLYVVLVIILLLVVVISILLLINFRNKAEKLRLEKKLIENREKQLEIDNQMKEKMLVYKSMEQSKIEEIFKSLLEQVNVLKSKLKDSEINEVSRIIHEIKLNTKNDSWGDFEYHFLNIHESFYENLDDKHPGLTNYDKRLAAMLKLKLSTKEISNLLNVTPKTIENSRTRLRKKMNLTNTKEDLAQYLNEL
- the nusG gene encoding transcription termination/antitermination protein NusG, giving the protein MSELKWYVLKAISGQENKVKNYIETEIKRLGFEQYVTQVVIPMEKVIQIRNGKKVPKERPYYPGYLMIEAELMGEIPHVIKNIPGVISFLSLTKGGDPVPMRKSEVNRMLGRMDELSEFASDVEIPYVVGENVKVIDGPFNGFNGTVEKILEDKKKIEVSVLIFGRKTPMELSYMQVEKV
- the tuf gene encoding elongation factor Tu, with the translated sequence MAKETFNRNKPHLNIGTIGHVDHGKTTLTAAISAVLASKGLAEKKDFSSIDSAPEEKERGITINTAHIEYETVKRHYAHVDCPGHADYVKNMVTGAAQMDGAIVVCAATDGPMPQTREHILLCRQVNVPKIVVFMNKVDMVDDPELLELVEMELRDLLATYDFDGDNSPVIQGSALGALTAATNGDSEDKWFKTVEALMDAVDEWIDEPVRDTDKPFLMPIEDVFSITGRGTVATGRIEAGVINTGDPVDIVGMGEEKLTSTITGVEMFRKILDRGEAGDNVGLLLRGIEKTDIKRGMVIAKKDSVKPHKKFKASVYILSKEEGGRHTPFHNKYRPQFYVRTTDVTGEIFLPEGVEMVMPGDNLEITVELLQPIALNEGLRFAIREGGRTVGSGQVTEILD
- the secE gene encoding preprotein translocase subunit SecE produces the protein MSSFVDFLKGSYNEFRHKVEWPKWADLQSSTIVVTIATVILALFTFGVDELFSKAISNIIGMLINLFN